A single region of the Triticum dicoccoides isolate Atlit2015 ecotype Zavitan chromosome 2B, WEW_v2.0, whole genome shotgun sequence genome encodes:
- the LOC119360473 gene encoding UDP-glycosyltransferase 92A1-like: MAADHVVLFPFNGQGHFAPFRCLAALVRRCRPDARVTVVATVDAAESIRAHLDQDAIAVHVLPFSPADVSLRLIDLFLASESLRPAFHHFIAGLRRSDPRANVHIVADMFLASTADVARGDPAVTHSVLLTTGGYGSALYFSLWNSVPLVPDDDECVRLPSFQDIRVHRSQLTDHLASADGGDEWSTFIHRQVAAFSRADALLVNAAEKLEPKGLSMLRQSLNNVPIFPVGPLLRAASSSSLQETTSRSPILAWLDKQPPGSVLYVSFGSQYTISASQAMELAMGLEKSGHKFVWVVQPAADMNGSESPSSGLPDGFAERMEVAGRGLVVQCWAPQVEILAHPATGAFLTHCGWNSAQESLAAGVPMVGWPLSAEQFYNAKLLVEEMGVCVELARSTAAAVTRDEVLEAVDRVLGETSGVRAMMMRKAAEMKKVIDATRDNDDEYSSLGVTRRFLDMMARTSSVMGTTISGISGEAQGRPGRPKRGMKPNPLNTEELIMVQELKI; the protein is encoded by the coding sequence ATGGCAGCTGATCACGTCGTCTTGTTCCCGTTCAATGGGCAGGGCCACTTCGCGCCGTTCCGCTGCCTCGCCGCCCTCGTGCGCCGCTGCCGCCCCGACGCCCGCGTCACCGTCGTCGCCACCGTCGATGCAGCCGAGTCCATCCGCGCCCACCTCGACCAGGACGCCATCGCTGTCCACGTGCTCCCTTTCAGCCCCGCCGACGTTTCCCTGCGGCTCATCGACCTCTTCCTCGCCTCCGAGTCCCTCCGCCCGGCGTTTCACCACTTCATCGCGGGCCTCAGACGCTCCGACCCACGCGCCAATGTGCACATCGTGGCGGACATGTTCCTGGCCTCGACGGCGGACGTAGCCCGCGGTGACCCCGCCGTCACGCACTCCGTCTTGCTCACCACCGGCGGCTACGGCTCGGCACTCTACTTCTCGCTCTGGAATAGCGTCCCACTTGTCCCAGACGACGACGAGTGCGTCCGGTTGCCGAGCTTCCAGGACATCCGCGTCCACCGCTCGCAGCTCACCGACCACCTCGCGTCGGCTGACGGCGGCGACGAGTGGTCCACCTTCATCCACAGGCAGGTCGCCGCCTTCTCCCGCGCCGATGCGCTGCTCGTCAACGCCGCCGAGAAGCTGGAGCCCAAGGGATTAAGCATGCTCCGGCAATCGCTCAACAATGTCCCGATATTCCCGGTTGGGCCGCTGCTCCGAGCGGCAAGTTCGTCGTCCCTGCAGGAGACAACATCGAGGAGCCCCATCTTGGCGTGGCTCGACAAGCAACCACCGGGCTCAGTGTTGTACGTGTCGTTTGGGTCGCAGTACACGATCTCCGCATCACAGGCGATGGAGCTCGCAATGGGGCTCGAGAAGAGCGGGCACAAGTTCGTGTGGGTGGTCCAGCCCGCCGCCGACATGAACGGCAGCGAGTCGCCGTCCTCGGGCCTTCCGGACGGGTTCGCGGAGAGGATGGAGGTTGCCGGGCGCGGGCTGGTTGTGCAGTGCTGGGCACCGCAGGTGGAGATCCTGGCGCACCCCGCCACAGGCGCCTTCCTAACGCATTGCGGGTGGAACTCGGCACAGGAAAGCCTCGCCGCGGGCGTGCCGATGGTCGGCTGGCCGCTCTCGGCAGAGCAGTTCTACAACGCCAAGTTGCTAGTGGAGGAGATGGGGGTGTGTGTCGAGCTGGCACGTAGCACCGCGGCGGCCGTGACGAGGGACGAGGTGTTGGAGGCGGTGGATAGGGTGCTCGGCGAGACGTCCGGAGTGCGTGCCATGATGATGAGGAAGGCCGCGGAGATGAAGAAGGTGATCGACGCAACGAGGGACAACGACGACGAGTATTCATCGCTTGGAGTGACGCGGAGGTTCTTGGACATGATGGCGCGTACATCATCTGTCATGGGAACAACTATATCTGGCATTTCAGGTGAAGCCCAAGGACGACCTGGCCGGCCCAAGCGAGGGATGAAGCCCAACCCACTTAACACAGAGGAGCTGATAATGGTCCAGGAACTGAAGATATAG